From the genome of Gorilla gorilla gorilla isolate KB3781 chromosome 4, NHGRI_mGorGor1-v2.1_pri, whole genome shotgun sequence:
TGGAAATTTCAGCAGCACTTTCttcccaaactgctttccaatcAAATCCTCTTTCTCCCGTAAGAATTATCACAAACATAAATTGCCTAATTAATAAACTTAATTCTTATAGGTTTACGTATTTATGTCATTTGATAAACAGATGCTGGCCAATGTTAAGACTCCTAAGGACTTGGTATTAAAAACTGAAACCTCTCatcagaatttctatttttatatctgtGACTCACCAAACATACTTGGAAATGTCCATTTTCCAAGCTGACTTTCCAGTTAGATTTTAATCTTAAATAAAGTGTGTATGTGGTTTTATTAAACAAACTGTCACAATGGACAAACTGCATGCCTTTCCATGAATGTCTGCTTATCACCCTGATATCACCCAATGAAAAAGAATACAACACTTAAAATTTAATAGAATTCTAACAGTAAACATTTTCTGAGTTTTGGTTTCTAGTACCTGCTTATCTAGAGTTAATAATAATCACCCGTTCAACAATTAcagaagaaaaacttttaaagttaAGTTCTAAATTTGAAGTATATAAAGAATATTCCTTTAAGAATATAAAGTAGTCAAGATTTCCTTTTActcaaaaaaaatcacttcagagGTGACCTCCATGTACAAAAGGCAAGATCAATCACATTTATCACTGGACACAAAGGATATTTCAAAGGTATTTAAAAATggtaatttcaaaaagaaaaattaattttaatttttctaatgcaTTATCAAGACCATACTTGCTTATTAACAAGTTAATTATGCTATTGATACAAAACATACAATATTTACACTTAACtgtacaaaataatttaatgtttacaaaaatattaGAATGTTTAGTTGACTGACACAGTCTTAAGTAATCTCTTCTAGAGAAGTATATAGTAAGACCACTGattcccatttcatttcttttttaataagtcAAAGAAAGGATGCTGCAACGCTTCATCCAAGGTAATTCTTTGAGTTGGATCATATTCTAACATTCTTCGAACCAGGTCAAACAGTTTCTCATGTTCTTCATCATGACAAAGCATAAATTCCTGGGGGagaaatgtttttgttaaaaaaaattattaatagtgcAAAACACGTGGTTTATTTAACCTTTAATCTCTTTGCTTTTACCTTCAATGGTTTGCAGCGTCTCCTAACATATCTACCAGCAGAACTGTGTTCATCCCAATCTAGCTGGTTATGGTGAAAATACTTGCgttttctacagaaaaaaaaaaagtctggattAGTAAAATAACAAGAGTCATATCTTTACCCTGCACCCATGAGGGGAGACATGGAAAGCAGCTCTCTCTAGGTGTATagacttatataatatatatgcatacaatttttaaaaacctcagcAACAATTATATATCAGACACCTCATATCCTCCACCCTGTGAGGTTTTAGTCTCTCAACTAAGTTGTTCCTATCACACATGGAACAATGTCAGCTTAAAACTAGGGTCCCCCTGGATCCAGTCCTAAAATTCTGTTTCCACTAGATCTAGAATGGGGCTGGAAATCTTTAAAGAACTCCCTCGGTGGCTTCTGCGATGAAGCTGTGTTTGGAAATACCACCTTGTCTAAGAATATACAGCTGGTTAAGGACAGAATAAATTTCACACTTAAGAGTGATATGATTCCAAAACACAAGCTTTTCCATattctatgtattatttttacatcgccttaagaaaacatttatgcaaacGTAAacttgagtttaaaaaaaaaaaaaaaaacccaaaagccaTTTTGTTTACTAGATCagtggtcctcaacctttttggaaccagggaccggtttcatggaagcAGATCCGGGGAGAAGGGGATGATGGTTTGGAATGAaacttccacctcagatcatcaggcattagattctcgtaaggaACCTTCATGCAACGTAGATCCCTCGcgtgcgcagttcacaatagggttcacattcctatgagaatctaatgccactgctgatctgacaggaggtgcaGCTCAGGCAGCAATAATGCTCACTCatctgccactcacctcctgttgTACAGCCCAGTTcctaggggttggggacccctgcactAGATCAcaaggtaaatattttttattatattagtttttaaaaacatggcctagtgcagtgactcacacctgtaattccagcactttgggaggccaaggcaggcggatcacctgaggtcaggagttcaagaccagcctgactaacatggtgaaaccccatctctactaaaaatacaaaaattagccaggcatagtggtgggcacctgtaatcccagcgactcgggaggctgaggcagaagaatcacttgaacccaggaggcagaggccgcagtgagctgagatcgcgccactgcactccagcctgggtgacagagtgagactccatctcaaaaaaaaaaaaaagagtaagatgcACTTAGAAGTTACCTccagtacagaaaaaaaaaaaagtcaaaatctaTAGTCCTTGGAATCAGTATTACAACAACGTTGGGTTTTCTGTAGTTTTAATATATGCTATTGCACGTATCCAACAAAAGGCTTGAATCTTAAAACATACCTTGTTTTCTGAATCATGTGTTGTGGTATGGGTCCTAATATTCGTTCCATCATTGCCAGGTGCTCTTTACTATCATGAGTCTAAAacatgtaagaaaaagaaatttagcaCTTTCCATTTCCCTACAAACACATTAACTTGTTTAATCTAAAATTTTAGTTTCcttctttatttgtatttcttacaCTGTTTAAAGAATAACTGGGCAAGGTTACCAGAAAAACTGTCTCCTCATTTAATCAGCTGCTTAACCAAAATTAACATCCAGTACCCAATGAATAGTTCACTTGTTAACACTTACCACTCCCAGGCAACAGACATACATACAGTCCCAATAATTCTCTAAACAATTCTGAGCTAGGTATGTGGGAACATGAATTTCAAAAAGGTTAAGATACTACCTCAAAGTCATATAGCTCATATATGAGGAAAGTTAAGCTATCAACCCATGTCAAAGCACATATCCTTAAATTAGTAACAGAGGCTTGGCTAAAGTAGAATACAGAAAACTGTCAAACTTACAGCTGGAATGGTATGCTTCTAgagcagaggttggcaaacttctgtaaagggccagatagtaaatattttaggcttggcTCGTCATGAGTGGTCCCTATTGCatattattcttctttttgtaaaaacaggcaccaggcaggatttcaccatgggCCAAAGTTTGCTAACCCTTGTTCTGGAGAGCAGAAGCTGTATGCaacacttttaaaagaaatctatCAACTACTGTGCCTTGCATATTGCTTCCAAATCGTTGTGGTACATGACAGGAATAAGTAATACTAGcttcacattttaaagaaattcctTAGTTTAAGAGTATTTTGCAGGGTGGAGTTAAAATATAAACCACCTCTCAAATAATATATACTTAATTTAAAACTCAAAGTGATTTATAATCACAAAATCACCTGAAGCATCCATTTCATATAAGTCAGATTGATGAAAGCATTCACTTTGCTTAACTTTTTCTTGACCCTACAGCTCACCACTGCAAAACCAGACAATACCTCCCAGAACTGATCGATAACCATGATTCTAAGACATCAAACTTATCTATAAACTCAGAGTACTTTTCAACAGGATCTCTACAGCTTAGACAGAAACAGAAATCTGGTGAGGTGCCCCACGAACAGGGAATTCATCACTGTGCAACAGCTGCCTAAGTGACTCTTAGCCCATCATAGCTGCATGCCCCCTGCACTGCTCTAACTTCAAATCAACCTCAACAGTACTAGCTGGGatctccagcccctcttccccaaacaaaacaacacaacaccTTGATCATACCACAACCCTACTTAAAGTTCTTCAATGGTTGCATCACCTAAAGCTTTCAAGAATTTaaatttcaggctgggtgcggtggctcacacctgtaatcccagcactttgggaggccaaggagggcagatcacttgaggtcaggagttcgagaccagcctggtcaacacagcaaaaccctgtctctactaaaaatacaaaaaattagtggggtgtggtggctcgtgcctgtaatcccagctatttgggaggctgagacatgagaatcacttgaacccgggaggcagaggttgcagtgagctgacattgcgccactgcactccagcctgggtgacacagtgagactccatctcagggaaagaaaaaaaaaaaaattaagatttcagATGTAAGTACAACTTAAGGACAGAGTGGAAAAGAAAGTAGAGTTTCCTACTTTTTGTTTTACCAATTaaggactttttatttttaaaagcaaactacCAACAACTATGACTTTCATTACATaaaagagacattaaaaaaaaaaaagcaggaggtaTAATCTCTAAATAAGGGTCAGAATGGCAAACCTAGACAACCATTTTCATTTTGGACCAGTCTACTTTTGGAATCCACTGACTTCTAGGATCAAACCAATACCTTGCGAAGTCTTTTATGAATTGATCCTTGCCTATTGTTATAATTTTCCCATTTATACAAGACACTCTGACAACGCTATTCTTCCCTGAGTAGAATATGTTCCTTTACTCCTCTGTGCATTTACAGATactatttcttcttccttatatgcccactgcactccagttttctaactcctcctcctcttcctatgTTCTCAGTGACGCCTTCTCCAAAGAAAGTAATTATTAACCTTTCCTGGGTTCTCCCTACCtaaactttgtcttttttttttattgcgacagagtctcaccctgttgtccaggctggagtgcagtggcatgatctcgctcactgcaagctccgcctcccaggttcacgccattctcctgcctcggcctcccgagtagctgggactacaggcgcccaccaccacgcccggctaattttttatatttttagtagagacagggtttcaccatgttagccaggatggtctcgatctcctgacctcatgatccgcccacctcggcctcccaaagtgctgggattacaggtgtgagctacagcgCCTGGCCCTCCCTACCTACACTTTCTACATTGTTCCATCACAGCAAATGCTACACTATACTGCAATAGTTTTCCAATGTCTTTTGCATGACTTGAGGAAGATGTCTCTTCACCTTTATGTACTTATACTTAGAAATGCCTAAGACGTTATAGATGCTTAATACTTAAGAGTAAAACACAATCCCTTGTTGTTCCTGAATTCTTTTATAAAAGGAATAAGTGACTCGTTCATGGCCATATTGATAGTCAACATAACTAGAACTGAAAACTGGCCACATTAACACTACTGCAAATTTAAGAAGAAGCTCTACAATTTAAAAAAGGAGACAGTATGAACCACATATGAACCATGTGTTACAAACACTAATCACATGCAAAATTAACTATGATCACTCACTCATAGTAATATTTCATTCAACTGTGGTTTTAAAGAATGACCATTTTGCCTAAGTTTTAATCTCAAGAATAATGATGATGGCAATTTTCCAATATAGAAGTCAAAACTTTAGCATACCTTTAACGTTTACAATTTGTTATGAATTATTAAATGGAATTTACTAGCCACGTACCTGAAAGACTGTGAAACCAAGGTAATATTCAATAAGAATGCAACCTATGCTCCAAACATCACAAGGCTGAGACCAACctaaagctattttaaaacaaatagaaacattttACTATGCAAAAACTTTTAATTGACAGTACATTAAATCCTTCCCTATATGAGTGCTCCCTTTACAGAACCCATTTGGGAGAATATGACACCAAATTCAGGGTTTATAGTTCTAGTTTTACAGCAAATGCTATTCAACACACTCCATAGTCCATATGCTCACATCAAGACACAGTATTCTAACTAGGGAGGGGTGCatgttatgtaaaataaaagGGGGCTACCATTTTCCAAGTATACAACCAATTCGTGCAAATATTCCATAGTCTCTGAACTGTTTATATAATGGGAGAGCACTGCTGTTAAAACCATTATTATGCTCAGTTCATGGTTAGTccaagaatttttatattttattagcaCAAATACAGGTTTATAATTATCCTCAGAATGAAATTACTAATGCCTTATCAATTATCATCAGCTTGATGCATGAGTTTACTTCTTTCGTTAAGAGAAATATTACCGTTTTGCACAAATTGTGTAAAAAGTATAATGGGAATTTTAAGCAGTTTCACCTATAAGCAGAAATTACAGACACATTGGAGCTCAGAGAGGGATCTATATATAAACATCAGGGCTGTCTATACATGATTTTATATACTTTCTCCTTCAGAATTCTCAATGACAGTATTATTCAGATCAGAATAAAACATCTAGCCTTCTTAAATCTATACTGACTGGGAAGGAGAAAGAACCAACCAcatagatattttaatatttcaaagatcaaatatttagtaaaaaaatgtataaataaaatctaCATTCAAAGACATTTCAATTACTTTCATTATCACTGAAGttaaagataaaagaagaaatatattcaaGTCAATATATAATGACTTAAGTCATTTTTGTTAACCACCTGCTCCAGTGTCTATCATTTGAACAAATGGATAATAGagcatgggccaggcgcggtggctcatgcctgtaatcccagcactttgggaggccgaggcgggtggatcaccaggtcggcagttcgagaccagtctgaccaacatggtgaaaccccgtctctactaaaaatacaaaaaaattagctgggcatggtggcaggcgcctgtaatcccagcgacttgggaggctgaggcaggagaacggcttgaaaccagaaggcagaggttgcagtaagctgagattgcgccactgcactctagcctgggcaataaaagcaaaactccatctcaaaaaaataaacaaacaaataacaaaaataaaaataataaaaatttaaaaaaaaatatatatatataaattagttgggcgtggtggtgtgcacctgtaatcccagctactcaggaggctgaggcaggagaatcgcttgaacccaggaggcagaggttgcagcgagctgagactgcaccactgcactccagcccaggcaacagagtgagactctgtctcaaaaaaaaaataaataaataatggagcATGGTTTCTACCTATTAACACATACAAAATCCGTAAATGCTAGAGCTCGGACctcataaaagttttatttttcgaCCAGgaatggtggttcacacctgtaatcccagcactttgggaggccaaggcaggcgaatcacaaggtcaggagttggagaccagcctggccaatgtggtgaaaccccatctctactaaaaatacaaaaagttagctgggcgtggtggcgggcacccgtaagcccagctacttgggaggctgacataggagactcgcttgaacccgggaggcagaagttgcagtgagctgagatcgtgccactgcagtccagcctgggcgacagtgcaagactgcgtctcaaaaaaaaaaaaaaaaaaaaaaagttttatttttcaaccaCTCCTATCTCCCAATTTAGTCTTTTCCCAGGTGACTGTAATCTTCTGCAGTACACCATTCTAAATCATCTCATTCTTGGATGAGTTAGCTTTTATACCCAACATGAGGCCAACTGCCCACTTCAACTCTAGCACCTGACTACATTTTCCTCTCCAATTGAATTATGCCTTCATCCTCACTCCACAAACAAAGGACCTTTCTATTCTCCCAATCTCCTGATTCTTTCTCCTCAAGGCCAGTGACTCCAATTTCAGATCTGTACTATCCCTTACTTGGCCACATTTGGAACTTTATTAGTAAGATTGACCGTATTctggtgggtgcggtggctcacacctataatcccagcactttgggaggccaaggcagggggatcacttgagcccaggagttcgagaccagcctgtgcaacatggcgaggccctgtctctgttataaaaaacataaaaattaaaaaaaaaaaatccttggccgggcacggtggctcacgcctgtaatccaagcactttgggaggccgaggcagaaggatcacctgaggtcaggagttcgagaccagcctggctaacatggtgaaaccccatctctactaaaaactataaaaattagccgggtgtggtggtgggcacctgtaatcccagctactcaggaggctgagttaggagaatcgtgcgaacctgggaggtggaggttgcagtgagccgagatggtgccactgcactccagcctgggtgacaaagtgaaactccatctcaaaggaaaaaaaaaaaaaaaaagggttactatatactatattttactCAATCTAGGACAGCACACTGTACGATGCACCACTGTTTGATATaccaataacaaagaaaaaatgccaaatatttggggaaaaatctGATTCTTAAAATGAGGAATCTATTGCCTTCTAATCTCTGAAAATACCTCTCTGTCCACTATCTCTTCCCATATTGCTTTCTTTTACCCTTACACAGTAGCTCCTTTCAACTTGTACTAAGCAGAAACCCTATTATTATGCATTTAAAAGACAAGCTCTAGAGTTGTGCTTGTTCAATATGGTAaccactagtcacatgtggctgtttaaatctgaaataaaattaatgtaaattCAAAACTCAGTTCTCCTCAGTCACACTGGCCCCACTACAAGGTAGTCAGTCACGCACAgtgactagtggctaccatatgggACAGTGCAGAAATGGAACATTTCCGTCATCAAGGGAAGTTCTGTGGGCAAGAGCTGCGTAGCATTCTTGATTTCCTCACCCCTTTACTACTCTACTCTAGGTAAATATCAAGAGTTTGCTTTTACACTCCTATTCTGAACTACCAAGTCCCGttggacacacaaaaaaagtaaaaagtattaaaatacgATTCCACAAAAATGCTTTACAATCTAACCTCAGTTGGACCTAACTTTAGGCTAAGTAATCAGCTTATTACATTCAACTCTCTTGATATGCCTGATCTGAATGTTTCCCAATGTCTCCAAGCTCCCAAGCCAATCTCTGACTTCCCTGATTTATTAACACGACCTGATCTATAACTTTTAATGTTGAGGCATAACACTCCCTTAATAAGTCcctttttatttgaaaactcTGCACCTTAACTCATTTTCTTTCCCAGACTTTCTCACATCAAGGGTTATCACAGGAGCTCTCTTAGAGAAGCCCCTTTCTTCTCTTGACCTTTATCCATCCTATATCTAGACATCTGCCAACCAGTTTCCTCAGTATTTTTACCAGCCATGTGCTTTTGTGATGGCATGAAAATAGGTACTCATATAACTTCAAAATCACATTTCTTTGATGCATTTAGCTAACACAGCCTGTTCTCTTATGATCATTTAAGATTTACTTGTTCAAAAATAACCACCACCTGGAATATCTTTCCCAGACAGTATCACATGTTTACCACTCAGGAAAAGTATTTATAGCAATGTCCACacattttttatgaaaatagaaaatgttttctgaatcCTGCTGAGAAGATCATACTTTCCCACCCCACCAGTAAAGCTGTAAAGAACAAAAATCTCTTATTCAATTATAATATCAGAAAGCCTGGTGCCTACTGACCCAAAATGACCTCGGGAGCTCTGTAGTGCCGGGTAGACACCAAAGTACTGTGATGTTCATCATCATACGTTGCACTGCCGAAGTCAACCACTTTGATATCTGTGTTTTTCAGTGTGCGTTCATCACGCTTCTAGAGAGACACAGTTGAGTAAACATGAAACTCAATAGATACATTTTATAGCACTACTCAAAAGGCCAGCACATGAATTATCTTCTTGATTGTCAAAGTAAGCTCATGAGAAAGGCAAAGAAGGATTACTTCTTTTTGGTTAAACATCAGGATATAATAAGGCTCAGAAGTGAAATTCCTCATCCAAAGATCACCaagttaaattaattttaaagacaaCCACCAAAATTAAAACAAGTCTTTAACTTACCATTTTAGAATTATATTTGACTACATAGTCAGACttcacaaacaaaatattttcaggcTTCAGATCTGTATGGGTTAATTTATTATGATGTAAAACTACAAGAGAACAAAAACACATTATTAGTTTCACTTACAAACTTAATTTGTACTAGGAGGGAAAGGAGGACTGGCAAAGGATACAGTGGTCAAGAGATGATTCATCTTTACTTgtaaaatgtctgtttttttaGTGACAACGTTTGGATATATAGCTTgtataataaaaacaagtttTCTGGTGCTTAAAGATTTATCTTAGTTGTTAAGGAGgtacaaacataaaaaatatttaaaaataaagatttattgctgtgcacagtggctcatgcctataaccccagcactttgggaggccgaggggggcgatcacaaggtcaggagatcgagacgatcctggctaacactgtgaaatcccatctctactaaaaatacaaaaaattagctgggtgtggcggtgggcgcctgtagtcccagctactcgggaggctgaggcaggaaaatggcgtgaacccgggaggctgagcttgcagtgacccgagagtgccactgcactccagcctgggcgacagagcgagactccgtctcaaaataaataaataaataaataaataaataaataaataaataaataaaaagatttatcaAGTGTACTTACAATTTATTGACTGGCAGATCTGATACGCCATCTGCCTGATGTGGTCAATTTGAAATGGCAGAAAGCTGTTTTCTTTAATGAAATCGTAAGTACTAAGTCCCAGCagttcaaacacaatacaaacaTGACCATGATGATCAAACCATTCTAGCATCTGGACACATCGGCTAAAATAGAGCAAAATAATAATTCAGTTTATGGAAATCtgaatatttcatgtaatatGATGGCTCCTAGGTTAAAGTTATACTTACAAGACACTATTGGGATCAGTACTATTTAAGTGCTCTAATACTTGGATTTCTGAACGAGCTGCTTCACGGTAACGGCCTACATTTTTTACGATTTTCACTGCTACATGCATGCCatcccttaaaaataaaattaagataaaaatgataaatgtacaAGAGTGAGTTGAAGCCATGTTATGCTCTAGAGCATAATCTTAATTACCAATTCCTCTATgccatttaaaataatctttcagaACATATTATAGCAGATTCCATATAACATCTTCTTAAAACATTCTGATAAAATACTTTATATGAAGTGATAATTCCCTTAATACTTATAAGTTTTAACGTTTGCTCCtagaattttaaatttgattACATTTTATACAACAAcagttttaaaagatatatacaaATGTAAGCCAAAAATAGGATATGCTACTGTTgaaagcattcattcatttaccagGCTaggcctactctgtgccaggcaatgCATAGATATTAGTGATTAAAAGACGGGGTGTGTCCCTACGTACTTCAAAGTCTAATGgaaaagacagacacagaaacaacTTAGACTTCTTCGCAGAAGAGGTGACAAAGAACTGAGTCCTGAAAGATAGCTGGGAGTTTGTCAGATTGGGAAGGAAACATCCAGGTAAAGGAGACCCCAACTCTAAGTAATGAAGCCCAGAAAAACCTTAGCAGATGCACTGATGCCAGTATACAGAAACAGCTACAGGGGAGGGCAGTGGGCTTTAGACTGGGGCATCTGTAAGAATGCTTCCTAAAAAGTATAGAGCCATAAATGCTTcaaatcttcaatttctttttgtcttccgTTTTAAACCTAATCTACCTACAGATGAGCCAGCATTCAAGCCTTCTTTTTCACTATGACCCTTCCACTTTACAAAACCATACCCATCTCTTACTAGTGTAACAGGATGTATGCCCTAGGCTATAAAAACATTTGGGGCAAACAAACACGTATTCTAATGGCTGGATACAAAACCTTTTCCCACATCCAGTGGTTTCCAATTCACTGCTTTCAACAAGGCCCCAATGAATGTGAACTGATAAGtcactaaaaaatttttttaatgcttggCATATACCTCAAGACTTAAAAGAACTCTAATAAGATTACTGTGACAAAGCTTCTACTCCTATTACATGACCAAAAAGTTTTCTCAGTGCTTGtatccataaaaatgaaaaaagaaaacagacaatgcTAGACAGTCAGATATTTATCTATGGCTACATGTACTCATTTTTTTAGAGGCCTCAACTGCCCCAATAAAGGAAACATTCCAGGCCAGATGtggtacaggtgtgtgccacacgTGACTAcaggctcgcacctgtaatcccagcactatgggaggctgaggcagaaggatcacttgaggccaggagttccacaccagccagagcaacacagtgagactccatctcattaaaaaaaaaaatttttaagatacaTTTCATTAAATACACCAAGACTTAGACTTTCAAGAAATTCTGAAAGGACATTAATAGGAtgactggtgaaatctgaataaagtgtgCAGATTAGTTggcaaaatttgaaaacaaatgtatgtagaatgataaagcaaatcttataaaatgtaaacatttggaaaatgggtTAACATTTGGAATATATGGGAATTCTTTGaactattttatcaatttttctgtaagtctgaaaatatttcaaaatactttaaagttcaatTTACATTCACATATTTGTTGCAGAAAAGCAAAATGTGGGGATAATTTAGGATAGTATTTATGGAAAGTGAAATGACaataaattcaataataaaacatttctaaGTATTCAAGAAGAGGTTGTTTATGGATGATGGTAGGTATCAAGCTGCTATGGTATTTAGATTCCCTGAAATGCATTTAGAGAGaggtaagttttattttttaatattaatatttacaacAGGTTGGAAATTACATCCTTCCCAAATAATTTATGAtaaaaaattttgtcattttagaaATGTGCAGTTTCGCAAAAAGTTCTAAGAGCTTCACTTACAAAAGTTTTCAAGCCACAAAATAGAGGTCCTAGAGGAAAACGGTAAAATGAGGCAGAAAGGGTCAAATCACAAACTTTATTCTCTAGGCCCTAGataataaaatgtctttatagTTTAGGAAGCTAACTCTTAACATTTAAGATTAGACATGCTTTATTGCCTCTGTAATCCAAAATTGCCAAATCTTATATACAGGGTCAAGGGCCTCAGTTCTGGAGTTCTGGGAAGTTCCTTCACTTGAACATCCACTTTAATTTCAATGATTTCCCCCTGTTGAAATTtgtcatcattctttttttttatttttattttttttgagacggattttcactcgttgcctaggctggagtgcaatggcacaatctcggctcaccgcaacctccaccttcctcccctcctgggttcaagtgattctcctgcctcagcctcccaagcagctgggattacaggcatgtgccaccacacccggctaattttgtatttttagtggagaatgtatttctccatgttggtcaggctagtcttgaactcccaacctcaggtgatccgcctgccttggcctcccaaagtgcttcgattacaggagtgagccactgtgcctggcagtcaGCATTCTTAAGATCCACATTCACGGTAAATAAATCACACACAGTTCAAGAAACTTTGGT
Proteins encoded in this window:
- the CLK4 gene encoding dual specificity protein kinase CLK4 isoform X2, which gives rise to MRHSKRTHCPDWDSRESWGHESYHGSHKRKRRSHSSTQENRHCKPHHQFKESDCHYLEARSLNERDYRDRRYVDEYRNDYCEGYIPRHYHRDIESGYRIHCSKSSVRSRRSSPKRKRNRHCSSHQSRSKSHRRKRSRSIEDDEEGHLICQSGDVLRARYEIVDTLGEGAFGKVVECIDHGMDGMHVAVKIVKNVGRYREAARSEIQVLEHLNSTDPNSVFRCVQMLEWFDHHGHVCIVFELLGLSTYDFIKENSFLPFQIDHIRQMAYQICQSINFLHHNKLTHTDLKPENILFVKSDYVVKYNSKMKRDERTLKNTDIKVVDFGSATYDDEHHSTLVSTRHYRAPEVILALGWSQPCDVWSIGCILIEYYLGFTVFQTHDSKEHLAMMERILGPIPQHMIQKTRKRKYFHHNQLDWDEHSSAGRYVRRRCKPLKEFMLCHDEEHEKLFDLVRRMLEYDPTQRITLDEALQHPFFDLLKKK
- the CLK4 gene encoding dual specificity protein kinase CLK4 isoform X4; its protein translation is MDGMHVAVKIVKNVGRYREAARSEIQVLEHLNSTDPNSVFRCVQMLEWFDHHGHVCIVFELLGLSTYDFIKENSFLPFQIDHIRQMAYQICQSINFLHHNKLTHTDLKPENILFVKSDYVVKYNSKMKRDERTLKNTDIKVVDFGSATYDDEHHSTLVSTRHYRAPEVILALGWSQPCDVWSIGCILIEYYLGFTVFQTHDSKEHLAMMERILGPIPQHMIQKTRKRKYFHHNQLDWDEHSSAGRYVRRRCKPLKEFMLCHDEEHEKLFDLVRRMLEYDPTQRITLDEALQHPFFDLLKKK
- the CLK4 gene encoding dual specificity protein kinase CLK4 isoform X1 — protein: MKATMEVTSGRGDLIVAHKRTGIVNHITSLKNLIDVPLGLFTRLLSKLASWGYFKKHHYLEARSLNERDYRDRRYVDEYRNDYCEGYIPRHYHRDIESGYRIHCSKSSVRSRRSSPKRKRNRHCSSHQSRSKSHRRKRSRSIEDDEEGHLICQSGDVLRARYEIVDTLGEGAFGKVVECIDHGMDGMHVAVKIVKNVGRYREAARSEIQVLEHLNSTDPNSVFRCVQMLEWFDHHGHVCIVFELLGLSTYDFIKENSFLPFQIDHIRQMAYQICQSINFLHHNKLTHTDLKPENILFVKSDYVVKYNSKMKRDERTLKNTDIKVVDFGSATYDDEHHSTLVSTRHYRAPEVILALGWSQPCDVWSIGCILIEYYLGFTVFQTHDSKEHLAMMERILGPIPQHMIQKTRKRKYFHHNQLDWDEHSSAGRYVRRRCKPLKEFMLCHDEEHEKLFDLVRRMLEYDPTQRITLDEALQHPFFDLLKKK
- the CLK4 gene encoding dual specificity protein kinase CLK4 isoform X3 → MCIPLEASHSVEEDTHPSHYLEARSLNERDYRDRRYVDEYRNDYCEGYIPRHYHRDIESGYRIHCSKSSVRSRRSSPKRKRNRHCSSHQSRSKSHRRKRSRSIEDDEEGHLICQSGDVLRARYEIVDTLGEGAFGKVVECIDHGMDGMHVAVKIVKNVGRYREAARSEIQVLEHLNSTDPNSVFRCVQMLEWFDHHGHVCIVFELLGLSTYDFIKENSFLPFQIDHIRQMAYQICQSINFLHHNKLTHTDLKPENILFVKSDYVVKYNSKMKRDERTLKNTDIKVVDFGSATYDDEHHSTLVSTRHYRAPEVILALGWSQPCDVWSIGCILIEYYLGFTVFQTHDSKEHLAMMERILGPIPQHMIQKTRKRKYFHHNQLDWDEHSSAGRYVRRRCKPLKEFMLCHDEEHEKLFDLVRRMLEYDPTQRITLDEALQHPFFDLLKKK